The following DNA comes from Marinomonas maritima.
ATGGCCATTGTTAAACCACAAGTGCAAGGTCGTGCCGATATGGCGCAAATCAGCAAACAAGTAAAAGCACAATTAGGCTAATAGTATGGCGGGGCGCATTCCTGATCAGTTTATTGACGAGCTTCTCGCTCGGACCGACCTAACCGATGTGGTTGCGTCTCGCATCAGTCTAAAAAAAACAGGTCAAAACTATAGCGCCCTATGCCCTTTTCACAATGAAAAAAGCCCTTCATTCAGCCTAAATCCGAACAAGCAGTTTTACTATTGCTTTGGCTGCGGTGCTGGCGGCAACGCCATTTCATTTGTGATGGAACATGATCATCTGGATTTTGTTGATGCCATTGAAGCACTTGCCAAAGATGCTGGTATGGAAGTTCCCAGAGAGCAAGGCGCACCGGATCGGTACGAGCAAAACGCCGAACTCCTAAAGCGCTTATCAGAAAGTGCTCAATTTTATCAACAGCAACTTACCCAACACCCCGATAAGAAAAGAGCCACTGATTATTTATCGAAAGATCGCGGATTATCCGGTCAGATAGCCAAAGTTTTTGGTCTAGGCTTTGCTCCACCCGGCTGGGACAATCTCCTCAAAAAAATAGGTACTCGCGCCGAAAGCCAAGAACAGCTTTTATTAGGTGGGATGCTCGTGGAGAAGAAAGAGCAACCCGGCCACTATTACGACCGCTTTCGTGATCGCATCATCTTTCCTATACGAGACTCCCGCGGGCGAGTGATTGCTTTTGGTGGACGCGCTTTTGGCGATGAAAAACCCAAGTATTTGAACTCACCTGAAACCCCTGTTTTTCAGAAAAGCCAAGAGCTCTATGGCTTATTTGAAGCAAAACAAAACACCCAAATACTCGATCAGATACTCGTGGTTGAAGGCTATATGGATGTCATCGTGCTAGCTCAACACGGCATTACTAACGCCGTCGCCACACTAGGCACCTCGGTCAATAGCCAACACATACGTAAGCTATTTAAGCTGGTCAGCAAAGTTGTACTTTGCTTTGATGGCGATAAAGCTGGGCGCTCAGCCGCCATTCGCGGGCTGGAAGCCTCCCTTTCCGTTATGCAAGACGAAAAACAAATCCGTTTTTTGTTTTTACCCGAAGGCGAAGATCCTGACTCATTAGTAAGGCAAGAAGGTAAGGACGCCTTTAACAAAAGATTGGAAGACGCCTCTTCACTTTCTCACGTTCTCTTTGAGCACGCTAGAAACCAAGTCACCCTTGGCGACGAAGAAGGTGAAGCTCAATTCACTCGTAACGCCATGAGTATGATTCAGCAGATACCCAAAGAGCTTACATTTCGCTCTGTGCTTATTCGACAGTTAAGTGAGCAATCCGGGATTGATAGCGACACGCTAGGCAACACATCAATTCCCAAGCAAAGGCCATCAACCAATAACCAAAGCGACACTCAGAACAACACGACAAACGAACACATTCCACATATTGGTAACGATGAAGAGCATTACGCGCCAGCCTATGATGAATACGACAGTTATTCGAATCATGAATACAGTAGCGCGCCAAGCCATTATGAGAGCAATAAAAAATCGACTTTTAAAAAAGGCGGTAAATTTAATAAATTTAAAGAAAAGGAAGCGTTTTTTCCTCCCGCCCCCTCTAGCCTTAGTCGCATAAAGCAAGCCTCACTTTGTTTACTCCTTCACCCACACATAGCGCAGCACATTGACCTACCTGACCCATTGGTCAACCAAACAAATGAAGAACTACAAATCTTCTGCAAAATATGGAGATATTTCACAAAACACCCCACAAAAAACACAGGACACCTACTTGGTGAAATGGTAGATCAATCCACCATTACGAATATTTACGCACTTTTAAACCATCAAGATGCCACAACCAAGCAAAAAATTACTAATGCACAACAAGAAGTGCTAGATATGGTCTCAGCCATGGAAAAAAATCTTGGCTTAAATAGTTCCATCGCACGGTTGAAAAGCAAAGGGAATGAATCCATAAAGGATAGCAGTAGCAAGCAAGAACTACGAAATTTGATGGATTTAATCAGACAAAAAAAACATTAAAAATCGCTTATTTTTTATTCGAAAAGATAGGATTAAGTGGATGAGAGTGATAATTTTTGTTATAATCCGCGGCTTGCTAAACTCCCAAATGAATTTCTAACGATAGGTTGTCGAATGCCAGACACTCAACAGTCACGTCTCAAAGAGCTGATCTCCAAGGGTAGAGAACAAGGTTACCTAACTTTTGCTGAAGTTAATGACCACCTCCCTGATGACCTTTCAGACCCGGAGCAAGTAGAAGAAATCATTGCCATGATCAAAGACATGGGCATTACGGTTTCTGAAGTTGCACCAGATAAAGATAGCCTTCTTATGGAAGAAGGTGACTCTACCGATGAAGCCGCTGCAGAAGAAGCAGCCGCGGCCTTAGCTGCCGTAGAAGGCGACATAACCAGAACAACCGATCCTGTCCGCATGTACATGCGTGAAATGGGCACCGTTGAGCTATTGACTCGTGCAGGCGAAATTGCCATTGCAAAACGAATCGAAGAAGGTACGCGTGAAGTCATGTCTGCCATTTCCTACTTCCCTGGCGCCGTTGACGTATTGCTTAACGCATACGCAAAAGTACAGGAAGAAGAAGGCCGATTAAGTGATATTTTTAGCGGTTTCATTGATGGCGATGGTGAAGAACCTATTTTTGAAGAGTTGACTTCTGAAGAGCCACCAGTCGAAGAAGACACCACAGACAATTCTGACGATGACGACAATACTGACGACGAGGAAGAAGAAACAGATAACGGTCCTGATCCAGAAGAAACCGCTCTACGTTTCAACGACATCGCACGCATATACAACGAACTTAAAGTCTTGCTAGAAAATAGCGATAGACAAGACCCTGCCGTTCGTAACAAACAAGAAGAATTAAGCATCAGTTTTGCTCCGATCAAATTGGTTCCTAAGATTTTTGATGATTTAGTTTACCGTGTACGCTCTCGCATGGAAAAAGTTCGCGATCAAGAACGTCTTATCATGCAAGTTTGTGTTCGCAAGTCAGGCATGCCAAGAACGGAATTTTTGAAGCGTTTCCCAAGCAATGAGACCAATCCTGATTGGCTAAAAGAACAAATTGCTTCTGGTGCGGATTACGCGGCAGCGCTTGAAGAAAACTCACCTGAGTTTATGCGCAGTCAGCGTAAACTTCGTGCAGTTTCAAAAGACACTGGCTTAACAATTGCCGAATTAAAAGAAATCAACCGCCGCATTTCTATTGGGGAAACTCGATCACGTCGTGCGAAGAAAGAAATGGTTGAAGCCAACTTGCGTTTGGTAATTTCGATTGCGAAGAAATACACCAATCGTGGTCTACAATTCTTGGACCTCATACAAGAAGGCAACATCGGATTAATGAAGGCCGTCGATAAATTCGAATATCGTCGCGGTTATAAGTTCTCAACGTATGCCACTTGGTGGATTCGCCAAGCAATAACACGCTCAATCGCTGACCAAGCTCGCACTATTCGTATACCAGTGCATATGATTGAAACGATCAACAAACTAAACCGCATCTCTCGTCAGATGCTTCAGGAAATGGGTCGTGAAGCGACACCTGAAGAATTGGCTGCCCGAATGGACATGCCTGAAGACAAGATCCGCAAAGTATTGAAGATTGCGAAAGAACCTATCTCGATGGAAACGCCTATCGGTGACGATGAAGATTCACATCTAGGTGACTTTATCGAAGACGATGGTGCTGAATCACCTATCGATATAGCAACCATTGAAGGGTTGCGTGAATCTACGACAACAGTACTTGCAGGTCTAACCGCTCGCGAAGCAAAAGTACTGCGCATGCGCTTTGGTATTGACATGAACACCGACCACACTCTTGAAGAGGTTGGTAAGCAATTTGACGTTACTCGTGAACGTATTCGTCAAATAGAAGCCAAAGCATTGCGTAAGCTACGCCACCCTAGTCGCTCAGAACATCTACGAAGCTTCCTAGACGAATAAATAAAATTTTATTCAAAAAAACCGCTGCCAAAACAGCGGTTTTTTTATACCCGCTCCTTTGAAAAAATCATTTAAAACCAGCAGTAGCAACAAAACTGTCATAC
Coding sequences within:
- the dnaG gene encoding DNA primase, whose translation is MAGRIPDQFIDELLARTDLTDVVASRISLKKTGQNYSALCPFHNEKSPSFSLNPNKQFYYCFGCGAGGNAISFVMEHDHLDFVDAIEALAKDAGMEVPREQGAPDRYEQNAELLKRLSESAQFYQQQLTQHPDKKRATDYLSKDRGLSGQIAKVFGLGFAPPGWDNLLKKIGTRAESQEQLLLGGMLVEKKEQPGHYYDRFRDRIIFPIRDSRGRVIAFGGRAFGDEKPKYLNSPETPVFQKSQELYGLFEAKQNTQILDQILVVEGYMDVIVLAQHGITNAVATLGTSVNSQHIRKLFKLVSKVVLCFDGDKAGRSAAIRGLEASLSVMQDEKQIRFLFLPEGEDPDSLVRQEGKDAFNKRLEDASSLSHVLFEHARNQVTLGDEEGEAQFTRNAMSMIQQIPKELTFRSVLIRQLSEQSGIDSDTLGNTSIPKQRPSTNNQSDTQNNTTNEHIPHIGNDEEHYAPAYDEYDSYSNHEYSSAPSHYESNKKSTFKKGGKFNKFKEKEAFFPPAPSSLSRIKQASLCLLLHPHIAQHIDLPDPLVNQTNEELQIFCKIWRYFTKHPTKNTGHLLGEMVDQSTITNIYALLNHQDATTKQKITNAQQEVLDMVSAMEKNLGLNSSIARLKSKGNESIKDSSSKQELRNLMDLIRQKKH
- the rpoD gene encoding RNA polymerase sigma factor RpoD, with translation MPDTQQSRLKELISKGREQGYLTFAEVNDHLPDDLSDPEQVEEIIAMIKDMGITVSEVAPDKDSLLMEEGDSTDEAAAEEAAAALAAVEGDITRTTDPVRMYMREMGTVELLTRAGEIAIAKRIEEGTREVMSAISYFPGAVDVLLNAYAKVQEEEGRLSDIFSGFIDGDGEEPIFEELTSEEPPVEEDTTDNSDDDDNTDDEEEETDNGPDPEETALRFNDIARIYNELKVLLENSDRQDPAVRNKQEELSISFAPIKLVPKIFDDLVYRVRSRMEKVRDQERLIMQVCVRKSGMPRTEFLKRFPSNETNPDWLKEQIASGADYAAALEENSPEFMRSQRKLRAVSKDTGLTIAELKEINRRISIGETRSRRAKKEMVEANLRLVISIAKKYTNRGLQFLDLIQEGNIGLMKAVDKFEYRRGYKFSTYATWWIRQAITRSIADQARTIRIPVHMIETINKLNRISRQMLQEMGREATPEELAARMDMPEDKIRKVLKIAKEPISMETPIGDDEDSHLGDFIEDDGAESPIDIATIEGLRESTTTVLAGLTAREAKVLRMRFGIDMNTDHTLEEVGKQFDVTRERIRQIEAKALRKLRHPSRSEHLRSFLDE